From a single Epinephelus fuscoguttatus linkage group LG18, E.fuscoguttatus.final_Chr_v1 genomic region:
- the tbc1d10ab gene encoding TBC1 domain family member 10A codes for MAKTEQGNGLDMRGSTEKLTDNNGKGGSYGSDPEINGTVPGERQVDKYGFTGGAQQHSGETAEEIPPEVLRQREVKWLEMLNSWDKWMAKKHKKVKERCQKGIPPSLRGRAWLYLTGGKVRREQNQGKFHELDSRPGDPKWVDIIERDLHRQFPFHEMFAARGGHGQQDLFRVLKAYTLHRPEEGYCQAQAPIAAVLLMHMPAEDAFWCLVQICEKYLPGYYSTGLEAIQLDGEILYALLRRVSPVAHRHLKKHKLEPILYMTEWFMCAFSRTLPWASVLRVWDMFLCEGVKILFRVGLVLLKCMLGSQEKVKSCQGLYETMELLRAIHPQYMREGFLVHEIIELVVSEKDIEKEHLAQLRHWKETRGDLHCKSPPRMHGAKAIMAAEPPSRQDLKQMPTIIVESPLAPKTDRERVEDAKDSGKEEKQKKTLLPPQQTVNPAFPPTDPSPLVEGKNGKGSKESLSSAEHDTYL; via the exons ATGGCAAAAACGGAGCAGGGCAATGGACTGGACATGCGGGGCAGCACAGAGAAGCTGACAGATAATAATGGCAAAGGCGGCTCGTATGGATCAGACCCAGAGATAAATGGCACCGTCCCCGGGGAGAGACAGGTGGACAAGTATGGATTCACTGGAGGAGCACAGCAGCACTCCGGAGAGAC TGCTGAAGAAATACCCCCTGAGGTGCTGAGGCAGCGGGAGGTAAAATGGCTGGAGATGCTCAACAGCTGGGACAAATGGATGgccaaaaaacacaagaag GTGAAAGAGCGCTGTCAGAAGGGGATCCCTCCATCCCTGCGTGGCCGGGCCTGGCTCTACCTTACGGGGGGCAAAGTGAGAAGGGAGCAAAACCAGGGAAAATTCCAT GAACTGGACAGCCGGCCAGGAGATCCTAAATGGGTAGATATTATAGAGCGGGACCTCCATCGACAGTTCCCCTTCCATGAAATGTTTGCAGCAAGAGGAGGTCATGG GCAGCAAGACCTGTTCCGTGTGTTGAAGGCTTATACTCTGCATCGCCCCGAGGAGGGTTACTGTCAGGCTCAGGCTCCCATCGCTGCTGTTCTTCTAATGCACATGCCAGCagag GATGCATTCTGGTGTCTTGTTCAGATCTGTGAGAAATACCTTCCTGGTTACTACAGCACAGGGCTG GAGGCGATCCAGCTGGACGGGGAGATCCTGTATGCTCTCCTGCGGCGTGTGTCTCCTGTGGCCCACCGTCACTTAAAGAAGCACAAACTGGAGCCCATCCTGTACATGACCGAGTGGTTCATGTGCGCTTTCTCTCGGACTCTGCCGTGGGCCTCGGTGCTGCGGGTCTGGGACATGTTTCTTTGTGAGG GAGTGAAGATCCTCTTTCGAGTGGGCCTGGTTCTCCTAAAATGCATGTTGGGATCCCAAGAGAAAGTGAAGTCCTGTCAAGGCCTCTATGAAACAATGGAGCTGCTGCGAGCCATACACCCACAGTACATGAGAGAAGGCTTCCTGGTGCACGAG ATCATCGAGTTAGTGGTGTCTGAGAAGGACATTGAGAAGGAACACCTCGCTCAGCTGCGGCACTGGAAGGAGACTCGCGGAGATCTACACTGCAAGTCCCCTCCCAGGATGCACGGCGCTAAGGCCATCATGGCCGCCGAGCCGCCCAGTCGACAGGACCTGAAGCAAATGCCCACCATCATTGTGGAGTCTCCCCTGGCACCCAAGACAGACCGGGAGAGAGTAGAGGACGCCAAGGACAGtggaaaggaggaaaaacagaagaaaacactcCTACCGCCACAACAGACTGTAAATCCTGCCTTTCCTCCCACTGACCCTTCACCTCTCGTCGAAGGCAAGAATGGAAAAGGGTCCAAAGAGAGTCTGAGCAGCGCAGAGCATGACACCTACCTGTAG